In the Penaeus chinensis breed Huanghai No. 1 chromosome 31, ASM1920278v2, whole genome shotgun sequence genome, one interval contains:
- the LOC125042261 gene encoding alpha-(1,6)-fucosyltransferase-like, producing MGSHLHHLSYCFLASYGTQRTLILNTKGYNGNPEGLETFFLPLSETCTSYSKSQMVPWPGKEDSLVVYFPDWDRPNPRPKYFPKSIPKDISERLMRLHGDPFAWWIGQFFKYALRRNKDFQNYTDNLAREMGYESPVVGLQIRRSDKLQREAIYIDLSVYMEEVDGFYKELELRQTVAQRRIFLATDDPEVIPEIKKKYPEYKLLYNPGSVDSTRKSQRKKGPSVQYFLADVYFLARSDYLVCGMTSNICRLSYELMQTLHADASARVSSVDRDYYFHFEVGNVVKARFPHKPRRTGELEMQEGDVVDRKDVLSRFSKHPSKNNGFQWGTNTRTKKSGYYPVYKTVEILEKANVQSFERIDRSKTE from the exons ATGGGGAGCCATCTGCACCACCTGAGCTACTGCTTCCTGGCATCGTATGGCACTCAGCGAACCTTGATTCTGAACACGAAGGGTTACAATGGCAACCCCGAAGGACTGGaaacattctttcttcctctcagcGAGACCTGCACGAGTTACAGCAAGTCTCAGATGGTTCCTTGGCCAG GAAAGGAAGATTCGCTTGTTGTATATTTCCCGGATTGGGATAGACCGAACCCAAGGCCGAAATATTTTCCAAAATCAATCCCGAAGGACATTTCCGAGCGTCTGATGCGTCTCCACGGGGATCCTTTTGCCTGGTGGATAGGCCAGTTCTTCAAGTATGCCCTGAGGAGGAACAAAGATTTCCAGAATTACACTGACAACCTAGCGCGAGAAATGGGTTACGAGTCACCTGTTGTAgg CTTGCAGATTCGGCGGTCAGACAAATTGCAGAGAGAGGCAATTTACATTGACCTCAGTGTGTACATGGAAGAAGTGGATGGATTCTACAAAGAGCTGGAATTGCGTCAGACCGTTGCTCAACGAAGGATTTTCTTGGCCACTGACGATCCAGAAGTAAttccagaaataaagaaaaa gTACCCCGAGTACAAGCTCCTGTACAACCCGGGCAGCGTAGACTCGACGCGCAAAAGCCAGCGGAAAAAGGGGCCGAGTGTACAGTACTTTCTCGCTGATGTTTACTTCCTGGCGCGATCCGACTACCTTGTCTGCGGGATGACCTCCaat ATCTGTAGGCTGAGTTACGAGTTAATGCAGACCCTCCATGCAGACGCGTCGGCCCGCGTCTCGTCGGTCGACAGAGATTACTACTTCCACTTCGAGGTCGGAAATGTCGTCAAGGCTCGCTTTCCTCATAAGCCCAGAAG GACCGGAGAACTAGAAATGCAGGAAGGAGATGTGGTGGACCGAAAGGACGTGCTTTCTCGTTTCTCCAAACATCCCAGCAAAAACAATGGTTTTCAGTGGGGCACGAACACGCGTACCAAAAAATCAGGTTATTATCCTGTTTACAAGACCGTCGAAATTTTGGAAAAAGCAAATGTCCAGTCCTTTGAACGCATTGACAGGAGTAAAACCGAATAA
- the LOC125042260 gene encoding alpha-(1,6)-fucosyltransferase-like, whose protein sequence is MRQQVVRDVHYTWQFLKFHLRNLNSNTKPSTILEELEHYFRVTSHDLTRLEEVDGFQEWREEEAAALSALVQHRLHVLQNPRDCASAKKIYCDFRASGRGMGSHLHHLSYCFLASYGTQRTLILNTKGYNGNPEGLETFFLPLSETCTSYSKSQMVPWPGKEDSLVVHFPDWDRPNPRPKYFPKSIPKDISERLMRLHGDPFAWWIGQFFKYAMRRNKDFQNYTDNLAREMGYESPVVGLQIRRSDKLQKEAIYIDLSVYMEEVDEFYKKLELRQTVAQRRIFLATDDPEVIPEIKKKYPEYKLLYNPASVDSTREGQRKKGPSVQYFLADVYFLARSDYLVCGMTSNICRLSYELMQTLHVDASTRVSSVDRDYYFHYEVGNVVKARFPHKPRRTGELEMQEGDVVDRKDVPIHFFKHPSKNNGFQWGTNTRTKKSGYYPVYKTVEILEKANVQSFERIDRSKTE, encoded by the exons ATGCGTCAACAGGTGGTAAGAGACGTGCATTACACTTGGCAGTTCTTGAAATTCCACCTGAGGAATCTTAACTCGAACACCAAACCTAGCACCATTCTTGAAGAACTGGAACATTACTTTAG AGTGACCTCCCACGACCTCACGCGCCTTGAGGAGGTCGACGGGTTTCAGGAGTGGCGGGAGGAAGAGGCAGCCGCCCTCAGCGCCCTCGTGCAACATCGGCTGCACGTCCTGCAGAATCCTCGCGACTGCGCCTCCGCCAAGAAGATCTACTGTGACTTTAGAGCGTCC GGCCGAGGTATGGGGAGCCATCTGCACCACCTGAGCTACTGCTTCCTGGCATCGTATGGCACTCAGCGAACCTTGATTCTGAACACGAAGGGTTACAATGGCAACCCCGAAGGACTGGaaacattctttcttcctctcagcGAGACCTGCACGAGTTACAGCAAGTCTCAGATGGTTCCTTGGCCAG GAAAGGAAGATTCGCTTGTTGTACATTTCCCGGATTGGGATAGACCGAACCCAAGGCCGAAATATTTTCCAAAATCAATACCGAAGGACATTTCCGAGCGTCTGATGCGTCTCCACGGGGATCCTTTTGCCTGGTGGATAGGCCAGTTCTTCAAGTATGCCATGAGGAGGAACAAAGATTTCCAGAATTACACTGACAACCTAGCGCGAGAAATGGGTTACGAGTCACCTGTTGTAGG CTTGCAAATTCGGCGGTCAGACAAATTGCAGAAAGAGGCAATTTACATTGACCTCAGTGTGTACATGGAAGAAGTGGATGAATTCTACAAAAAGCTGGAGTTGCGTCAGACCGTTGCTCAACGAAGGATTTTCTTGGCCACTGACGATCCAGAAGTAATtccagaaataaagaagaa GTACCCGGAGTACAAGCTCCTGTACAACCCGGCCAGCGTAGACTCGACGCGCGAAGGCCAGCGGAAAAAGGGGCCGAGTGTACAATACTTTCTCGCTGATGTTTACTTCCTGGCGCGATCCGACTACCTTGTCTGCGGGATGACTTCCAAT ATCTGCAGGCTGAGTTACGAGTTAATGCAGACCCTTCATGTTGACGCGTCGACCCGCGTCTCGTCGGTCGACAGAGATTACTACTTCCACTACGAGGTCGGAAATGTCGTCAAGGCTCGCTTTCCTCATAAGCCCAGAAG GACCGGAGAACTAGAAATGCAGGAAGGAGATGTGGTGGACCGAAAGGACGTACCTATTCATTTTTTCAAACATCCCAGCAAAAACAATGGTTTTCAGTGGGGCACGAACACGCGTACCAAAAAATCAGGTTATTATCCTGTTTACAAGACCGTCGAAATTTTGGAAAAAGCAAATGTCCAGTCCTTTGAACGCATTGACAGGAGTAAAACCGAATAA